The Funiculus sociatus GB2-C1 region AAACCTGGATACGCTACTGGAAATGATTCTGCTACAGGCGGAAGTTTTAGAACTATCCGCTAACCCAGACCGCCCAGCTAAAGGTACGGTGATTGAAGCAAATCTGGATAAATCAAGAGGTCCAGTTGCTACCTTCCTGGTACAAAATGGTACGTTGCGAGTAGGCGATGTCCTGGTAGTTGGCTCGGTACTGGGCAAAGTACGGGCAATGATCGATGACCGGGGAGATCGGGTGAGTGCCGCGACACCATCTTTCGCAGTGGAAGTGTTGGGCTTAAGCGACGTTCCAGCTGCTGGTGATGAATTCGAGGTCTACCCGAACGAAAAAGAAGCTCGCGCGATCGCTAACACCAGAGCCGACGAGCAACGCCAGTCACGCCTACAACAGGTGATGGCATCCCGCCGAGTTACCCTGGATTCCCTCTCAGCTCAGGCTCAAGAAGGCGAACTCAAGGAACTCAACTTGCTTCTCAAGGCAGACGTTCAAGGCTCCGTAGAAGCGATTCTGGGCGCACTCGGACAGTTGCCGCAAAATGAAGTGCAAGTTCGGGTGCTGTTAGCCGCTCCTGGGGAAGTTACTGAGACAGACGTTGACTTAGCTGCTGCCAGTGGCGCTGTGATTGTTGGGTTTAATACCACTCTTGCCAGTGGAGCTCGACAAGCTGCTGACGAGGCAGGTGTCGATGTGCGCGAATACAACATCATCTATAAACTGTTGGATGATATTCAAGGCGCAATGGAAGGTCTGCTGGAACCAGAGCAGGTCGAAGAACCCCTCGGAAGCGTGGAAGTTCGCGCTGTCTTCCCAGTCGGTCGCGGCGCTGTCGCTGGTTGCTACGTACTGTCCGGCAAAGTAGTTCGTAATTGCCGAGTGCGGGTGCGCCGCAACTCTCAAGTGGTGCACGAAGGCGTTCTGGATTCCCTCAAGCGGATGAAGGAAGATGCCAGGGAAGTCAACGCTGGCTACGAATGCGGTGTCGGTGTCGATCGTTTCAACGACTGGAAGGAAGGCGACATTATCGAAGCCTACCAGATGGTAAGCAAGCGCCGGACTCTATCGCCCAATTAGTTTTGAGTTTTGAGTTTTGAATTAAAAACATATTTAACTCAAAACTCAAAATTCAGGACTCAAAACTCTTTTATGCGCTCTTTTTGGTCAGAACCGTTTTTGTGGATTCATCTTGCTGGATTGGCAGCAGTTCCTATTTGCTTGGAAGCGTGCTGCCTATTCCTAGCTGTTGGCGATCCTGTGTCACCAGGGTGGCTGGAAATGTCTTTAGTGGCGGTTGTCGGCATTGCACCAGTATTCTGGATGCAGTGGAGCCGCCCTTTTTCCATTTTCAGCATCCTGGCAGTAGCGATGAAGCCAGAGCAATTGACAGATGAGCAACGATGCCTTTTGTCGCAATTCAAAACTCTAGGGAACAAGTTTATCGCTGGCGCAGCAGCCGTTTTCATGCTGGGGCTATTGTGGCTCCTGTACCAGACGGCACCCTTAGTGGCAAGCAAAGCAGCGTTTCTTCCCCAGTGGCGACTGGCGGGACTGCTAGCGGCGACACTAGCATTTCTGGCAGGCAATTTGTTTTTGCAGGTTAGCTTGAGCGTGGCGCGAGTTCTGTTCATCAGCGAAGCAGCGTTTTGGGGAACGCCACCTTATCCCCTAGAACGCATTTGTCAGGAGTTCACAATTCCGGGATTACAGGTAAATCAAATATTGCCAGCAGAAATCTCGCAAGCATCTGCTAAAATGCCAGCTGAGCTGGAATCAGCAAAGAGGGAACCAGTGTCTTCTGACTAAGAATACAAGCCTTTAGTCTACCTAGCCAATCATGGATAGTTTAAATTGAGATGTGCTTAAAAGCACAATCTAATTTGCGATTTAGGCTATCCTGGGAATAGATGGACAAATTCATTAAATAGCGGTTAGCTGATTTTAGATATTAAACGAGTGATATTAGATTTTCAAGTGAGTTTTAACTCTAAATCTAATATTTAGAATTTAAAATAAAAAATAGAATTGCTTTCATATATAAGCTGAAAACTCATTATTACTATAAAAGGTGCGTATGGTCATTTTCTCGGCTTCACAAAAAAGCGAATTTTCCGGCGATACCCAAATTTGGGAAAGCCTCAAACAAGCGATCGCATCCAGTTCCGGATTCCAGCGTTGGGAGCTGGAACGCCCTATGGATAAAGAACAACTTCAAGACGTGGGTATCGATTATCGGGTTCGCCGCTACTTGCGGGAAACATTAGAAACTTTGGCTTATTAGTCAGTTATCTAATGGCTAATAGTTAATAAAGACGGTCTTTTGTAAGAGTGGCTCCCCCAATGGTAAATTGGGGGAGCCACTCTTAGTTGCACATTGGGTCAATTAGCTATTAACCATTAGCTGCTACTTGATTAAATCGCCCAAATTCGGCAAGCCCTCTGCCAGTCGCCGGACTTGCTTGTAGACATCGGCAAGGCGATCACCCTCCACATGAACTTCTGGGGTAGGGTAATTTTGCAGCACTTCAATCAAAGTAATCTTATTATTTGGTAGAGCCGAACTCATCAAAGCTCCCCGCAAAGCCTGCACGTTGGCACCGCTACCAGTATGAATTACATCAGAGACTTGAGTCAGTGCAATTT contains the following coding sequences:
- a CDS encoding low-complexity tail membrane protein, whose translation is MRSFWSEPFLWIHLAGLAAVPICLEACCLFLAVGDPVSPGWLEMSLVAVVGIAPVFWMQWSRPFSIFSILAVAMKPEQLTDEQRCLLSQFKTLGNKFIAGAAAVFMLGLLWLLYQTAPLVASKAAFLPQWRLAGLLAATLAFLAGNLFLQVSLSVARVLFISEAAFWGTPPYPLERICQEFTIPGLQVNQILPAEISQASAKMPAELESAKREPVSSD